In Canis lupus familiaris isolate Mischka breed German Shepherd chromosome 23, alternate assembly UU_Cfam_GSD_1.0, whole genome shotgun sequence, the following are encoded in one genomic region:
- the U2SURP gene encoding U2 snRNP-associated SURP motif-containing protein isoform X1, with translation MADKTPGGSQKASSKTRSSDVHSSGSSDAHMDASGPSDSDMPSRTRPKSPRKHNYRNESARESLCDSPHQNLSRPLLENKLKAFSIGKMSTAKRTLSKKEQEELKKKEDEKAAAEIYEEFLAAFEGSDGNKVKTFVRGGVVNAAKEEHETDEKRGKIYKPSSRFADQKNPPNQSSNERPPSLLVIETKKPPLKKGEKEKKKSNLELFKEELKQIQEERDERHKTKGRLSRFEPPQSDSDGQRRSMDAPSRRNRSSGVLDDYAPGSHDVGDPSTTNLYLGNINPQMNEEMLCQEFGRFGPLASVKIMWPRTDEERARERNCGFVAFMNRRDAERALKNLNGKMIMSFEMKLGWGKAVPIPPHPIYIPPSMMEHTLPPPPSGLPFNAQPRERLKNPNAPMLPPPKNKEDFEKTLSQAIVKVVIPTERNLLALIHRMIEFVVREGPMFEAMIMNREINNPMFRFLFENQTPAHVYYRWKLYSILQGDSPTKWRTEDFRMFKNGSFWRPPPLNPYLHGMSEEQETEAFVEEPSKKGALKEEQRDKLEEILRGLTPRKNDIGDAMVFCLNNAEAAEEIVDCITESLSILKTPLPKKIARLYLVSDVLYNSSAKVANASYYRKFFETKLCQIFSDLNATYRTIQGHLQSENFKQRVMTCFRAWEDWAIYPEPFLIKLQNIFLGLVNIIEEKETEDVPDDLDGAPIEEELDGAPLEDVDGIPIDATPIDDLDGVPIKSLDDDLDGVPLDAAEDSKKNEPIFKVAPSKWEAVDESELEAQAVTTSKWELFDQHEESEEEENQNQEEESEDEEDTQSSKSEEHHLYSNPIKEEMTESKFSKYSEMSEEKRAKLREIELKVMKFQDELESGKRPKKPGQSFQEQVEHYRDKLLQREKEKELERERERDKKDKEKLESRSKDKKEKDECTPTRKERKRRHSTSPSPSRSSSGRRVKSPSPKSERSERSERSHKESSRSRSSHKDSPRDVSKKAKRSPSGSRTPKRSRRSRSRSPKKSGKKSRSQSRSPHRSHKKSKKNKH, from the exons ACCAGATCATCAGATGTTCATTCATCTGGATCTTCAGATGCACAT ATGGATGCATCTGGACCCTCAGATAGTGACATGCCAAGTCGGACACGACCTAAGAGCCCAAGAAAACATAATTATAGGAATGAGAGTGCCCGTGAAAGCCTTTGTGATTCTCCTCATCAAAATCTTTCAAGA CCTCTTCTCGAAAACAAACTTAAAGCATTCAGTATTGGAAAAATGAGTACAGCTAAGCGAACCTTAAGTAAGAAGGAACAAGAAGAGTTAAAGAAAAAG GAAGATGAAAAGGCAGCTGCTGAGATTTATGAGGAATTTCTTGCTGCTTTTGAAGGAAGTGATGGTAATAAAGTGAAGACATTTGTGCGTGGAGGTGTGGTTAATGCAGCTAAAG aagaacatgaaacagatgaaaaaagaggtaaaatttaTAAACCATCTTCAAGATTTGCAGATCAAAAAAATCCTCCAAATCAGTCATCCAATGAAAGACCACCGTCTCTTCTTGTGATAGAAACCAAAAAACCT CCACtgaagaaaggggagaaagaaaagaaaaaaagcaatttggaACTCTTCAAAGAAGAATTGAAACA AATTCAGGAAGAGCGTGATGAGAGACATAAGACAAAAGGCAGGTTAAGCCGATTTGAGCCTCCTCAGTCAGATTCTGATGGTCAGCGTCGTTCTA tGGATGCGCCTTCCAGAAGAAATAGATCATCTGGTG TTCTTGATGATTATGCACCTGGCTCACATGATGTAGGAGATCCAAGCACTACTAATTTATATCTTGGAAACATTAATCCACAG atgaatgaagaaatgcTTTGTCAAGAATTTGGAAGATTTGGACCCTTAGCCAGTGTGAAAATTATGTGGCCTAGAACTGatgaagaaagagcaagagagagaaattgTGGCTTTGTGGCTTTTATGAATAGAAGAGATGCtgaaagagctttaaaaaatttaaatg gaaAGATGATTATGTCTTTTGAAATGAAGTTAGGTTGGGGTAAAGCTGTGCCTATTCCTCCACATCCAATATACATTCCGCCTTCTATGATGGAACATACACTTCCCCCACCTCCATCAGGACTGCCTTTTAATGCGCAGCCTAGAGAGAGGTTAAAAAACCCCAATGCTCCAATGTTACCGCCACCTAAAAACAAGGAGGATTTTGagaag ACTCTGTCGCAAGCCATAGTCAAAGTGGTTATCCCAACAGAAAG GAATTTGCTCGCCCTGATACATCGAATGATAGAGTTTGTTGTACGTGAAGGGCCAATGTTTGAAGCTATGATTATGAACAGAGAAATCAACAATCCTATGTTCAg attcttaTTTGAAAACCAGACACCAGCCCATGTTTACTATAGGTGGAAGCTTTATTCTATTCTGCAG GGAGATTCTCCAACTAAGTGGCGGACAGAAGATTTTCGTATGTTCAAAAATGGGTCTTTCTGGAGGCCACCACCATTAAATCCATACCTGCATGGGATGTCAGAAGAGCAAGAAACAGAAGCTTTTGTAGAGGAGCCCAGTAAAAAGGGAGCACTTAAGGAAGa ACAGAGGGACAAATTAGAAGAAATCCTACGGGGGTTAACTCCAAGGAAAAATGATATTGGAGATGCAATGGTTTTCTGTCTTAATAATGCTGAAGCTGCTGAAGAAATAGTGGATTGCATTACTGAGTCATTGTCCATCTTAAAGACACCCCTCCCCAAAAAG ATTGCCAGATTATATTTGGTTTCTGATGTTTTGTATAACTCTTCAGCCAAAGTTGCCAATGCTTCATATTATAGAAAATT ttttgaAACAAAGTTATGTCAGATATTTTCAGACCTCAATGCTACCTATCGTACAATTCAAGGCCATTTACAGTCTGAAAACTTCAAG cAACGGGTAATGACCTGCTTCAGAGCATGGGAGGATTGGGCAATTTATCCAGAACCATTTTTGatcaaactacaaaatattttcttaggacTTGTAAATAttattgaagaaaaggaaacagag GATGTACCAGATGACCTTGATGGTGCCCCCATTGAGGAAGAGCTTGATGGTGCACCTCTAGAAGATGTGGATGGAATTCCTATTGATGCTACTCCCATTGATGATCTTGATGGGGTCCCTATAAAGAGTCTTGATGATGATCTTGATGGAGTGCCTT TGGATGCAGCTGAGGACTCAAAGAAGAATGAGCCTATATTTAAAGTTGCCCCATCAAAATGGGAAGCTGTAGATGAATCTGAATTGGAAGCACAAG CTGTAACAACTTCTAAATGGGAGTTATTTGACCAGCATGAAgaatcagaagaagaagaaaatcaaaa tcaagaagaagaaagtgaagatgaAGAAGATACTCAAAGTTCCAAATCAGAAGAACATCATTTGTACTCTAACccaatcaaagaagaaatgactgAGTCCAAGTTTTCTAAGTACTCTGAAATGAGCGAGGAAAAAAGAGCTAAACTTCGTGAAATTGAG CTTAAAGTTATGAAGTTTCAGGATGAATTGGAATCTGGAAAAAGACCCAAAAAACCAGGCCAGAGCTTTCAGGAGCAAGTAGAACACTACAGAGATAAACTTCTTCAACGA gagaaagagaaagaattagaaagagaACGAGAAAGggataaaaaggataaagaaaaattggAATCTCGAtccaaagacaagaaagaaaaagatgaatgtactccaacaaggaaagaaag GAAGAGGCGACACAGCACATCCCCTAGCCCATCTCGCAGTAGCAGTGGTAGACGAGTGAAATCCCCTTCACCCAAATCGGAGCGATCAGAGCGTTCAGAAAGATCTCATAAAGAGAGCTCACGGTCCAGGTCATCTCACAAAGATTCTCCTAGAGATGTTAGCAAAAAGGCCAAAAG ATCACCATCTGGCTCGAGGACACCTAAAAGGTCTAGGCGATCACGGTCTAGATCCCCTAAAAAGTCAGGGAAGAAATCCAGATCCCAGTCCCGATCTCCACACAGGTCTcataaaaagtcaaagaaaaacaaacactga
- the U2SURP gene encoding U2 snRNP-associated SURP motif-containing protein isoform X2 has product MADKTPGGSQKASSKTRSSDVHSSGSSDAHMDASGPSDSDMPSRTRPKSPRKHNYRNESARESLCDSPHQNLSRPLLENKLKAFSIGKMSTAKRTLSKKEQEELKKKEDEKAAAEIYEEFLAAFEGSDGNKVKTFVRGGVVNAAKEEHETDEKRGKIYKPSSRFADQKNPPNQSSNERPPSLLVIETKKPPLKKGEKEKKKSNLELFKEELKQIQEERDERHKTKGRLSRFEPPQSDSDGQRRSMDAPSRRNRSSVLDDYAPGSHDVGDPSTTNLYLGNINPQMNEEMLCQEFGRFGPLASVKIMWPRTDEERARERNCGFVAFMNRRDAERALKNLNGKMIMSFEMKLGWGKAVPIPPHPIYIPPSMMEHTLPPPPSGLPFNAQPRERLKNPNAPMLPPPKNKEDFEKTLSQAIVKVVIPTERNLLALIHRMIEFVVREGPMFEAMIMNREINNPMFRFLFENQTPAHVYYRWKLYSILQGDSPTKWRTEDFRMFKNGSFWRPPPLNPYLHGMSEEQETEAFVEEPSKKGALKEEQRDKLEEILRGLTPRKNDIGDAMVFCLNNAEAAEEIVDCITESLSILKTPLPKKIARLYLVSDVLYNSSAKVANASYYRKFFETKLCQIFSDLNATYRTIQGHLQSENFKQRVMTCFRAWEDWAIYPEPFLIKLQNIFLGLVNIIEEKETEDVPDDLDGAPIEEELDGAPLEDVDGIPIDATPIDDLDGVPIKSLDDDLDGVPLDAAEDSKKNEPIFKVAPSKWEAVDESELEAQAVTTSKWELFDQHEESEEEENQNQEEESEDEEDTQSSKSEEHHLYSNPIKEEMTESKFSKYSEMSEEKRAKLREIELKVMKFQDELESGKRPKKPGQSFQEQVEHYRDKLLQREKEKELERERERDKKDKEKLESRSKDKKEKDECTPTRKERKRRHSTSPSPSRSSSGRRVKSPSPKSERSERSERSHKESSRSRSSHKDSPRDVSKKAKRSPSGSRTPKRSRRSRSRSPKKSGKKSRSQSRSPHRSHKKSKKNKH; this is encoded by the exons ACCAGATCATCAGATGTTCATTCATCTGGATCTTCAGATGCACAT ATGGATGCATCTGGACCCTCAGATAGTGACATGCCAAGTCGGACACGACCTAAGAGCCCAAGAAAACATAATTATAGGAATGAGAGTGCCCGTGAAAGCCTTTGTGATTCTCCTCATCAAAATCTTTCAAGA CCTCTTCTCGAAAACAAACTTAAAGCATTCAGTATTGGAAAAATGAGTACAGCTAAGCGAACCTTAAGTAAGAAGGAACAAGAAGAGTTAAAGAAAAAG GAAGATGAAAAGGCAGCTGCTGAGATTTATGAGGAATTTCTTGCTGCTTTTGAAGGAAGTGATGGTAATAAAGTGAAGACATTTGTGCGTGGAGGTGTGGTTAATGCAGCTAAAG aagaacatgaaacagatgaaaaaagaggtaaaatttaTAAACCATCTTCAAGATTTGCAGATCAAAAAAATCCTCCAAATCAGTCATCCAATGAAAGACCACCGTCTCTTCTTGTGATAGAAACCAAAAAACCT CCACtgaagaaaggggagaaagaaaagaaaaaaagcaatttggaACTCTTCAAAGAAGAATTGAAACA AATTCAGGAAGAGCGTGATGAGAGACATAAGACAAAAGGCAGGTTAAGCCGATTTGAGCCTCCTCAGTCAGATTCTGATGGTCAGCGTCGTTCTA tGGATGCGCCTTCCAGAAGAAATAGATCATCTG TTCTTGATGATTATGCACCTGGCTCACATGATGTAGGAGATCCAAGCACTACTAATTTATATCTTGGAAACATTAATCCACAG atgaatgaagaaatgcTTTGTCAAGAATTTGGAAGATTTGGACCCTTAGCCAGTGTGAAAATTATGTGGCCTAGAACTGatgaagaaagagcaagagagagaaattgTGGCTTTGTGGCTTTTATGAATAGAAGAGATGCtgaaagagctttaaaaaatttaaatg gaaAGATGATTATGTCTTTTGAAATGAAGTTAGGTTGGGGTAAAGCTGTGCCTATTCCTCCACATCCAATATACATTCCGCCTTCTATGATGGAACATACACTTCCCCCACCTCCATCAGGACTGCCTTTTAATGCGCAGCCTAGAGAGAGGTTAAAAAACCCCAATGCTCCAATGTTACCGCCACCTAAAAACAAGGAGGATTTTGagaag ACTCTGTCGCAAGCCATAGTCAAAGTGGTTATCCCAACAGAAAG GAATTTGCTCGCCCTGATACATCGAATGATAGAGTTTGTTGTACGTGAAGGGCCAATGTTTGAAGCTATGATTATGAACAGAGAAATCAACAATCCTATGTTCAg attcttaTTTGAAAACCAGACACCAGCCCATGTTTACTATAGGTGGAAGCTTTATTCTATTCTGCAG GGAGATTCTCCAACTAAGTGGCGGACAGAAGATTTTCGTATGTTCAAAAATGGGTCTTTCTGGAGGCCACCACCATTAAATCCATACCTGCATGGGATGTCAGAAGAGCAAGAAACAGAAGCTTTTGTAGAGGAGCCCAGTAAAAAGGGAGCACTTAAGGAAGa ACAGAGGGACAAATTAGAAGAAATCCTACGGGGGTTAACTCCAAGGAAAAATGATATTGGAGATGCAATGGTTTTCTGTCTTAATAATGCTGAAGCTGCTGAAGAAATAGTGGATTGCATTACTGAGTCATTGTCCATCTTAAAGACACCCCTCCCCAAAAAG ATTGCCAGATTATATTTGGTTTCTGATGTTTTGTATAACTCTTCAGCCAAAGTTGCCAATGCTTCATATTATAGAAAATT ttttgaAACAAAGTTATGTCAGATATTTTCAGACCTCAATGCTACCTATCGTACAATTCAAGGCCATTTACAGTCTGAAAACTTCAAG cAACGGGTAATGACCTGCTTCAGAGCATGGGAGGATTGGGCAATTTATCCAGAACCATTTTTGatcaaactacaaaatattttcttaggacTTGTAAATAttattgaagaaaaggaaacagag GATGTACCAGATGACCTTGATGGTGCCCCCATTGAGGAAGAGCTTGATGGTGCACCTCTAGAAGATGTGGATGGAATTCCTATTGATGCTACTCCCATTGATGATCTTGATGGGGTCCCTATAAAGAGTCTTGATGATGATCTTGATGGAGTGCCTT TGGATGCAGCTGAGGACTCAAAGAAGAATGAGCCTATATTTAAAGTTGCCCCATCAAAATGGGAAGCTGTAGATGAATCTGAATTGGAAGCACAAG CTGTAACAACTTCTAAATGGGAGTTATTTGACCAGCATGAAgaatcagaagaagaagaaaatcaaaa tcaagaagaagaaagtgaagatgaAGAAGATACTCAAAGTTCCAAATCAGAAGAACATCATTTGTACTCTAACccaatcaaagaagaaatgactgAGTCCAAGTTTTCTAAGTACTCTGAAATGAGCGAGGAAAAAAGAGCTAAACTTCGTGAAATTGAG CTTAAAGTTATGAAGTTTCAGGATGAATTGGAATCTGGAAAAAGACCCAAAAAACCAGGCCAGAGCTTTCAGGAGCAAGTAGAACACTACAGAGATAAACTTCTTCAACGA gagaaagagaaagaattagaaagagaACGAGAAAGggataaaaaggataaagaaaaattggAATCTCGAtccaaagacaagaaagaaaaagatgaatgtactccaacaaggaaagaaag GAAGAGGCGACACAGCACATCCCCTAGCCCATCTCGCAGTAGCAGTGGTAGACGAGTGAAATCCCCTTCACCCAAATCGGAGCGATCAGAGCGTTCAGAAAGATCTCATAAAGAGAGCTCACGGTCCAGGTCATCTCACAAAGATTCTCCTAGAGATGTTAGCAAAAAGGCCAAAAG ATCACCATCTGGCTCGAGGACACCTAAAAGGTCTAGGCGATCACGGTCTAGATCCCCTAAAAAGTCAGGGAAGAAATCCAGATCCCAGTCCCGATCTCCACACAGGTCTcataaaaagtcaaagaaaaacaaacactga
- the U2SURP gene encoding U2 snRNP-associated SURP motif-containing protein isoform X3 — protein sequence MADKTPGGSQKASSKTRSSDVHSSGSSDAHMDASGPSDSDMPSRTRPKSPRKHNYRNESARESLCDSPHQNLSRPLLENKLKAFSIGKMSTAKRTLSKKEQEELKKKEDEKAAAEIYEEFLAAFEGSDGNKVKTFVRGGVVNAAKEHETDEKRGKIYKPSSRFADQKNPPNQSSNERPPSLLVIETKKPPLKKGEKEKKKSNLELFKEELKQIQEERDERHKTKGRLSRFEPPQSDSDGQRRSMDAPSRRNRSSGVLDDYAPGSHDVGDPSTTNLYLGNINPQMNEEMLCQEFGRFGPLASVKIMWPRTDEERARERNCGFVAFMNRRDAERALKNLNGKMIMSFEMKLGWGKAVPIPPHPIYIPPSMMEHTLPPPPSGLPFNAQPRERLKNPNAPMLPPPKNKEDFEKTLSQAIVKVVIPTERNLLALIHRMIEFVVREGPMFEAMIMNREINNPMFRFLFENQTPAHVYYRWKLYSILQGDSPTKWRTEDFRMFKNGSFWRPPPLNPYLHGMSEEQETEAFVEEPSKKGALKEEQRDKLEEILRGLTPRKNDIGDAMVFCLNNAEAAEEIVDCITESLSILKTPLPKKIARLYLVSDVLYNSSAKVANASYYRKFFETKLCQIFSDLNATYRTIQGHLQSENFKQRVMTCFRAWEDWAIYPEPFLIKLQNIFLGLVNIIEEKETEDVPDDLDGAPIEEELDGAPLEDVDGIPIDATPIDDLDGVPIKSLDDDLDGVPLDAAEDSKKNEPIFKVAPSKWEAVDESELEAQAVTTSKWELFDQHEESEEEENQNQEEESEDEEDTQSSKSEEHHLYSNPIKEEMTESKFSKYSEMSEEKRAKLREIELKVMKFQDELESGKRPKKPGQSFQEQVEHYRDKLLQREKEKELERERERDKKDKEKLESRSKDKKEKDECTPTRKERKRRHSTSPSPSRSSSGRRVKSPSPKSERSERSERSHKESSRSRSSHKDSPRDVSKKAKRSPSGSRTPKRSRRSRSRSPKKSGKKSRSQSRSPHRSHKKSKKNKH from the exons ACCAGATCATCAGATGTTCATTCATCTGGATCTTCAGATGCACAT ATGGATGCATCTGGACCCTCAGATAGTGACATGCCAAGTCGGACACGACCTAAGAGCCCAAGAAAACATAATTATAGGAATGAGAGTGCCCGTGAAAGCCTTTGTGATTCTCCTCATCAAAATCTTTCAAGA CCTCTTCTCGAAAACAAACTTAAAGCATTCAGTATTGGAAAAATGAGTACAGCTAAGCGAACCTTAAGTAAGAAGGAACAAGAAGAGTTAAAGAAAAAG GAAGATGAAAAGGCAGCTGCTGAGATTTATGAGGAATTTCTTGCTGCTTTTGAAGGAAGTGATGGTAATAAAGTGAAGACATTTGTGCGTGGAGGTGTGGTTAATGCAGCTAAAG aacatgaaacagatgaaaaaagaggtaaaatttaTAAACCATCTTCAAGATTTGCAGATCAAAAAAATCCTCCAAATCAGTCATCCAATGAAAGACCACCGTCTCTTCTTGTGATAGAAACCAAAAAACCT CCACtgaagaaaggggagaaagaaaagaaaaaaagcaatttggaACTCTTCAAAGAAGAATTGAAACA AATTCAGGAAGAGCGTGATGAGAGACATAAGACAAAAGGCAGGTTAAGCCGATTTGAGCCTCCTCAGTCAGATTCTGATGGTCAGCGTCGTTCTA tGGATGCGCCTTCCAGAAGAAATAGATCATCTGGTG TTCTTGATGATTATGCACCTGGCTCACATGATGTAGGAGATCCAAGCACTACTAATTTATATCTTGGAAACATTAATCCACAG atgaatgaagaaatgcTTTGTCAAGAATTTGGAAGATTTGGACCCTTAGCCAGTGTGAAAATTATGTGGCCTAGAACTGatgaagaaagagcaagagagagaaattgTGGCTTTGTGGCTTTTATGAATAGAAGAGATGCtgaaagagctttaaaaaatttaaatg gaaAGATGATTATGTCTTTTGAAATGAAGTTAGGTTGGGGTAAAGCTGTGCCTATTCCTCCACATCCAATATACATTCCGCCTTCTATGATGGAACATACACTTCCCCCACCTCCATCAGGACTGCCTTTTAATGCGCAGCCTAGAGAGAGGTTAAAAAACCCCAATGCTCCAATGTTACCGCCACCTAAAAACAAGGAGGATTTTGagaag ACTCTGTCGCAAGCCATAGTCAAAGTGGTTATCCCAACAGAAAG GAATTTGCTCGCCCTGATACATCGAATGATAGAGTTTGTTGTACGTGAAGGGCCAATGTTTGAAGCTATGATTATGAACAGAGAAATCAACAATCCTATGTTCAg attcttaTTTGAAAACCAGACACCAGCCCATGTTTACTATAGGTGGAAGCTTTATTCTATTCTGCAG GGAGATTCTCCAACTAAGTGGCGGACAGAAGATTTTCGTATGTTCAAAAATGGGTCTTTCTGGAGGCCACCACCATTAAATCCATACCTGCATGGGATGTCAGAAGAGCAAGAAACAGAAGCTTTTGTAGAGGAGCCCAGTAAAAAGGGAGCACTTAAGGAAGa ACAGAGGGACAAATTAGAAGAAATCCTACGGGGGTTAACTCCAAGGAAAAATGATATTGGAGATGCAATGGTTTTCTGTCTTAATAATGCTGAAGCTGCTGAAGAAATAGTGGATTGCATTACTGAGTCATTGTCCATCTTAAAGACACCCCTCCCCAAAAAG ATTGCCAGATTATATTTGGTTTCTGATGTTTTGTATAACTCTTCAGCCAAAGTTGCCAATGCTTCATATTATAGAAAATT ttttgaAACAAAGTTATGTCAGATATTTTCAGACCTCAATGCTACCTATCGTACAATTCAAGGCCATTTACAGTCTGAAAACTTCAAG cAACGGGTAATGACCTGCTTCAGAGCATGGGAGGATTGGGCAATTTATCCAGAACCATTTTTGatcaaactacaaaatattttcttaggacTTGTAAATAttattgaagaaaaggaaacagag GATGTACCAGATGACCTTGATGGTGCCCCCATTGAGGAAGAGCTTGATGGTGCACCTCTAGAAGATGTGGATGGAATTCCTATTGATGCTACTCCCATTGATGATCTTGATGGGGTCCCTATAAAGAGTCTTGATGATGATCTTGATGGAGTGCCTT TGGATGCAGCTGAGGACTCAAAGAAGAATGAGCCTATATTTAAAGTTGCCCCATCAAAATGGGAAGCTGTAGATGAATCTGAATTGGAAGCACAAG CTGTAACAACTTCTAAATGGGAGTTATTTGACCAGCATGAAgaatcagaagaagaagaaaatcaaaa tcaagaagaagaaagtgaagatgaAGAAGATACTCAAAGTTCCAAATCAGAAGAACATCATTTGTACTCTAACccaatcaaagaagaaatgactgAGTCCAAGTTTTCTAAGTACTCTGAAATGAGCGAGGAAAAAAGAGCTAAACTTCGTGAAATTGAG CTTAAAGTTATGAAGTTTCAGGATGAATTGGAATCTGGAAAAAGACCCAAAAAACCAGGCCAGAGCTTTCAGGAGCAAGTAGAACACTACAGAGATAAACTTCTTCAACGA gagaaagagaaagaattagaaagagaACGAGAAAGggataaaaaggataaagaaaaattggAATCTCGAtccaaagacaagaaagaaaaagatgaatgtactccaacaaggaaagaaag GAAGAGGCGACACAGCACATCCCCTAGCCCATCTCGCAGTAGCAGTGGTAGACGAGTGAAATCCCCTTCACCCAAATCGGAGCGATCAGAGCGTTCAGAAAGATCTCATAAAGAGAGCTCACGGTCCAGGTCATCTCACAAAGATTCTCCTAGAGATGTTAGCAAAAAGGCCAAAAG ATCACCATCTGGCTCGAGGACACCTAAAAGGTCTAGGCGATCACGGTCTAGATCCCCTAAAAAGTCAGGGAAGAAATCCAGATCCCAGTCCCGATCTCCACACAGGTCTcataaaaagtcaaagaaaaacaaacactga